A region of Rhinoraja longicauda isolate Sanriku21f chromosome 1, sRhiLon1.1, whole genome shotgun sequence DNA encodes the following proteins:
- the LOC144598709 gene encoding T-cell surface glycoprotein CD8 alpha chain-like isoform X2, protein MSQGVLRRSTLNIVGFLVVIHLTGTAQYDPSPGKKVKKGDDVVIDCSLKETGGIHWFFQRENAKPEHLLYISNVGKVTPTTNRRLTHKSSFDKLSLTVKSFTKQDSGKYYCVTIKNLEMKFGNMVARYLEEVKTTPKATTAPTTSPTVAPTRKETTRAPDPSGPRRRRCQHQFKKRPMPEDNRRPINNYH, encoded by the exons ATGTCGCAGGGCGTTCTCCGCCGCAGCACCTTGAACATTGTCGGATTCCTTGTCGTCATCCATTTGACGG GAACCGCTCAATACGATCCTTCGCCCGGGAAGAAGGTGAAGAAAGGGGACGACGTGGTCATAGACTGCTCGCTGAAGGAAACTGGGGGGATCCATTGGTTTTTCCAGCGTGAAAATGCAAAGCCAGAACATCTGCTGTATATTTCTAACGTGGGTAAGGTAACTCCTACCACGAACAGGAGACTGACCCACAAATCATCCTTCGATAAGCTTTCCCTGACCGTCAAAAGCTTCACGAAGCAAGACTCTGGGAAGTATTACTGTGTCACGATTAAGAACTTGGAGATGAAATTCGGCAACATGGTCGCTCGCTATCTGGAAG AGGTCAAAACCACTCCAAAGGCAACGACGGCACCCACCACGTCCCCAACAGTCGCACCAACACGCAAGGAGACCACGCGTGCTCCAGACCCATCAG GGCCCCGCCGGAGACGCTGTCAGCATCAGTTCAAAAAGAG ACCAATGCCTGAAGATAATAGAAGACCAATAAATAACTACCATTAA
- the LOC144598709 gene encoding T-cell surface glycoprotein CD8 alpha chain-like isoform X1 has translation MSQGVLRRSTLNIVGFLVVIHLTGTAQYDPSPGKKVKKGDDVVIDCSLKETGGIHWFFQRENAKPEHLLYISNVGKVTPTTNRRLTHKSSFDKLSLTVKSFTKQDSGKYYCVTIKNLEMKFGNMVARYLEEVKTTPKATTAPTTSPTVAPTRKETTRAPDPSAVNEDKMRCHMFIWAPLAGAACLLFLALIGVSIVYCKRPRRRRCQHQFKKRPMPEDNRRPINNYH, from the exons ATGTCGCAGGGCGTTCTCCGCCGCAGCACCTTGAACATTGTCGGATTCCTTGTCGTCATCCATTTGACGG GAACCGCTCAATACGATCCTTCGCCCGGGAAGAAGGTGAAGAAAGGGGACGACGTGGTCATAGACTGCTCGCTGAAGGAAACTGGGGGGATCCATTGGTTTTTCCAGCGTGAAAATGCAAAGCCAGAACATCTGCTGTATATTTCTAACGTGGGTAAGGTAACTCCTACCACGAACAGGAGACTGACCCACAAATCATCCTTCGATAAGCTTTCCCTGACCGTCAAAAGCTTCACGAAGCAAGACTCTGGGAAGTATTACTGTGTCACGATTAAGAACTTGGAGATGAAATTCGGCAACATGGTCGCTCGCTATCTGGAAG AGGTCAAAACCACTCCAAAGGCAACGACGGCACCCACCACGTCCCCAACAGTCGCACCAACACGCAAGGAGACCACGCGTGCTCCAGACCCATCAG CGGTGAACGAAGATAAAATGCGCTGCCACATGTTCATCTGGGCTCCTCTGGCCGGCGCGGCCTGCCTGCTGTTTCTCGCTCTGATCGGCGTCTCGATTGTTTACTGCAAAA GGCCCCGCCGGAGACGCTGTCAGCATCAGTTCAAAAAGAG ACCAATGCCTGAAGATAATAGAAGACCAATAAATAACTACCATTAA